Within the Thermosynechococcaceae cyanobacterium Okahandja genome, the region ACGAAGTCGGGCGGCGGCGTAATTTTGCCATCATATCTCACCCCGATGCTGGGAAAACTACCCTCACCGAAAAACTGCTGCTCTACGGTGGGGCTATCCACGAAGCGGGTGCCGTCAAGGCGCGGCGGGCACAGCGGCAAGCTACCTCTGACTGGATGGCCATGGAGCAGCAGCGGGGCATTTCCATCACCTCAACGGTGTTGCAGTTTGACTACCAAGGCTATCGGATTAATTTGCTGGATACGCCGGGGCACCAAGATTTTAGTGAAGATACCTACCGCACCCTTGCCGCTGCCGATAATGCGGTGATGCTGGTGGATGCAGCCAAGGGTCTAGAGCCACAAACCCGCAAACTTTTCGAGGTGTGCCAACTGCGCGGGCTGCCCATTTTTACGTTTATTAACAAGCTGGATCGTCCGGGCCGCGACCCGCTGGAACTCATTGATGAAATTGAGCAGGAACTGGGCTTAATTCCCTATCCGGTGAACTGGCCGCTGGGCATGGGCGATCGCTTTCGCGGGGTCTATGACCGCCTGAAGCAACATTTTCACTTTTTTGAGCGCAGTAGCCATGGTGCCCGCGCGGCTGCCGAAACCGTCATTGCCTTGGGTGACCCTGCCATTGACCCCTACATTGCGTCCTACCGTCTTGAGTACAACCAACTCAAAGACGAACTGGAACTCCTCGATGGAGTTGGCGCTGAGTTGAATCTAGACCTTGTCCACCAAGGGAAAATGACCCCTGTGTTTTTTGGCAGTGCCATGACCAACTTTGGCGTGCGCCTGTTTCTTGAGCACTTTTTAACCTATGGGCTGCCCCCCGCGGCCTACCGTAGCGATCGCGGCGCCGTTGACCCCTGCCAAGAAGACTTCAGCGGCTTTGTCTTTAAGCTACAGGCCAATATGGATCCGAAACATCGCGATCGCGTTGCCTTTGTGCGTGTCTGTAGCGGCAAATTTGAGAAGGACATGACCGTGTTCCATGCCCGCACGGGCAAAACGATTCGCCTCTCGCGTCCCCAAAAACTCTTTGCCCAAGGCCGTGAATCCATTGAAACTGCCTATGCGGGCGATGTGATTGGCCTAAATAATCCGGGGATGTTTGCCATTGGCGATACCCTCTATACTGGCTCAAAACTTGAGTACGAAGGCATTCCCTGTTTTTCACCGGAACTCTTTGCCTACCTGCGCAACCCCAACCCCTCTAAGTTCAAGTCCTTTCAAAAAGGGGTCAGTGAGCTGCGGGAGGAGGGGGCGGTGCAAATTATGTACTCCACCGATGAATCCAAGCGCGAGCCAATCCTTGCCGCTGTCGGTCAGCTTCAGTTTGAGGTGGTACAGTTTCGCCTTCTGAACGAGTACGGCGTGGAAACCCGCCTTGACCCCCTCCCCTACACGGTTGCTCGCTGGGTTCTTGACGGTTGGGAGGCCCTCGAAAGTGCTGGACGGATCTTTAATGCCGTTACAGTCAAGGATAATTGGGGACGACCAGTGCTGTTGTTCAAAAATGAGTGGAATCTGCAACAGGTCATTGCTGACCACCCGAAGCTCCGCCTGAGCGCGATCGCCCCCCTAACCCCTGCTGTTGCTCCCTAAGCGGCCATGAGTAGCGTCTATACCCGTCCCTTAGCGCGGCTCATTGAACAGTTGCAGCGGCTGCCGGGCATTGGGCCTAAAACCGCCCAGCGCTTAGCCTTGCACCTTGTCAAACGACCTGAAGCCGACATCCAAGCCCTTGCCCAAGCGCTCCTCGATGCCAAACAGCAGGTGGGCTTGTGTTCGGTATGTTTTCATCTTTCAGCAGAGCCGGTGTGCGACATTTGTGCGTCCCCCCAGCGGGATGAGCATACCCTGTGCGTTGTGGCCGATTCCCGCGATGTCATTGCCATTGAAAAAACCCGCGAATACCACGGCAAATACCATGTCCTCGGGGGCTTAATTTCCCCAATGGAAGGGATTACACCGGAGCAGTTGCACCTGCAACCCCTGATTCAGCGTGCTAGCCAACCCCATGTTAAGGAGGTGATTTTGGCCATTCCCCCCAGCATCGAAGGGGAAACAACCACCCTGTATGTGGGTCAACTGCTGCGTCCCTTTGTTACCGTGACCCGCATTGCCTTTGGCCTGCCGGTGGGGGGTGACCTCGACTACGCCGACGAAATGACCCTTGCCCGCGCCCTCGCCGGTCGGCGGGAAATTGAATGGTCTTAGCCGCAACCTCTAAGCCGCTAGGTACCGCTCCAAAAAATGAATCACGTTCTCCAAACCCATGCCGGTTTTTAGATTGGTCATCACGTAGGGGCGATCGCCGCGCATTTTTTGGGTATCTCGCTCCATGACCCCTAAATCGGCACCGACGTAGGGTGCCAGATCAATTTTGTTAATCACCAGCAGGTCTGACCGGGTAATGCCTGGGCCGCCTTTACGGGGAATTTTATCCCCAGCCGCCACATCAATCACATAGATTGTGACATCCACTAGCTCAGGGCTAAAGGTGGCCGCGAGGTTATCGCCACCGCTCTCGACAAAAATGAGATCAAGGGGGTGCAGCGCCATCTCTAGTTGGCGAATGGCTGCCAAATTGAGGGAGGCATCTTCGCGGATGGCGGTGTGGGGGCAGCCTCCCGTTTCAACCCCCAGAATCCGCTCGGGCGGCAGTGCCTGAGAACGCACCAAAAACTGGGCATCCTCTTGGGTATAAATATCATTCGTGACAACGGCAAGGCGATAG harbors:
- the prfC gene encoding peptide chain release factor 3, whose translation is MTSDLQTEIAHEVGRRRNFAIISHPDAGKTTLTEKLLLYGGAIHEAGAVKARRAQRQATSDWMAMEQQRGISITSTVLQFDYQGYRINLLDTPGHQDFSEDTYRTLAAADNAVMLVDAAKGLEPQTRKLFEVCQLRGLPIFTFINKLDRPGRDPLELIDEIEQELGLIPYPVNWPLGMGDRFRGVYDRLKQHFHFFERSSHGARAAAETVIALGDPAIDPYIASYRLEYNQLKDELELLDGVGAELNLDLVHQGKMTPVFFGSAMTNFGVRLFLEHFLTYGLPPAAYRSDRGAVDPCQEDFSGFVFKLQANMDPKHRDRVAFVRVCSGKFEKDMTVFHARTGKTIRLSRPQKLFAQGRESIETAYAGDVIGLNNPGMFAIGDTLYTGSKLEYEGIPCFSPELFAYLRNPNPSKFKSFQKGVSELREEGAVQIMYSTDESKREPILAAVGQLQFEVVQFRLLNEYGVETRLDPLPYTVARWVLDGWEALESAGRIFNAVTVKDNWGRPVLLFKNEWNLQQVIADHPKLRLSAIAPLTPAVAP
- the recR gene encoding recombination mediator RecR, which produces MSSVYTRPLARLIEQLQRLPGIGPKTAQRLALHLVKRPEADIQALAQALLDAKQQVGLCSVCFHLSAEPVCDICASPQRDEHTLCVVADSRDVIAIEKTREYHGKYHVLGGLISPMEGITPEQLHLQPLIQRASQPHVKEVILAIPPSIEGETTTLYVGQLLRPFVTVTRIAFGLPVGGDLDYADEMTLARALAGRREIEWS
- the ureG gene encoding urease accessory protein UreG: MGTTENLRVGVAGPVGSGKTALIDRLCKALRDRYRLAVVTNDIYTQEDAQFLVRSQALPPERILGVETGGCPHTAIREDASLNLAAIRQLEMALHPLDLIFVESGGDNLAATFSPELVDVTIYVIDVAAGDKIPRKGGPGITRSDLLVINKIDLAPYVGADLGVMERDTQKMRGDRPYVMTNLKTGMGLENVIHFLERYLAA